The following coding sequences lie in one Oncorhynchus nerka isolate Pitt River linkage group LG14, Oner_Uvic_2.0, whole genome shotgun sequence genomic window:
- the LOC115141147 gene encoding tumor necrosis factor-like yields the protein MEGYAMTPEDMERGPVYNTTVTAVAEEKASRGWLWRLCGVLLIAVLCAAAALLFAWCQHERLPTMQDEMEPQLEILIGAKDTHHTLKQIAGNAKAAIHLEGEYNPNLTADTVQWRKDDGQAFSQGGFELQGNQILIPHTGLFFVYSQASFRVKCNGPGEHTTPLSHIIWRYSDSIGVNANLLSGVRSVCQRNYGDAESKIGEGWYNAVYLGAVFQLNEGDKLWTETNRLTDVEPEQGKNFFGVFAL from the exons ATGGAAGGGTATGCGATGACACCTGAAGACATGGAGAGGGGCCCTGTGTACAACACAACGGTGACAGCTGTTGCTGAGGAAAAGGCCTCCAGAGGTTGGCTATGGAGGCTGTGTGGGGTCCTCTTAATAGCAGTTCTATGTGCGGCAGCAGCCCTACTCTTTGCATGGTGTCAGCATGAAAGACTGCCAACG ATGCAGGACGAAATGGAGCCTCAACTGGAGATACTCATTGGTGCAAAAG ATACCCACCATACATTGAAGCAGATTGCCGGCAATGCAAAAGCAGCCATCCATTTAGAGG GTGAATACAATCCTAATCTTACCGCTGACACCGTGCAGTGGAGAAAGGATGACGGACAGGCTTTTTCCCAGGGCGGGTTCGAGCTACAGGGGAACCAAATCCTCATCCCACACACTGGGCTCTTCTTCGTTTACAGCCAGGCTTCGTTTAGGGTCAAGTGCAATGGCCCGGGCGAGCATACCACTCCTCTGAGTCACATTATTTGGCGCTATTCGGACTCCATTGGGGTTAATGCTAATCTTCTTAGCGGGGTAAGGTCAGTTTGTCAACGAAACTACGGTGATGCTGAGTCCAAAATTGGCGAAGGCTGGTACAATGCAGTTTACCTTGGTGCGGTGTTTCAGCTGAATGAAGGGGACAAACTGTGGACTGAGACCAATCGACTGACCGACGTGGAGCCTGAGCAGGGCAAGAACTTCTTTGGTGTGTTTGCACTGtga